The proteins below are encoded in one region of Ereboglobus luteus:
- a CDS encoding sialidase family protein encodes MSAGFARAGTGDGMAVFERQILFEAGPDCEYRSIRIPCVLALPDNTVLAVAAGRSRVSDWADIRMIMRRSTDGGKTWEPLTILIDRGQNVADNPVLIWDEPAKTVHFLHQVNYERIYHMASTDSGKTWTKPVDITPQLARFQELYKWNVIAPGPGHGIQLKNGRLIVPVWLANGAPEPSGKGIVHRPSVTTVMYSDDHGKTWQCGDILPDVLKNMNETVAVPAEDGGVWLYIRNEEIPAFKIGVAYSKDGATNWTKAELHDDLYQPICFSSVLRLSGAPDKSRILFCNPDSRKNPRRNKGNPWRARENLTLRMSYDEGKTWPVVRVLEPLRGSYSDLTLLGDGTILCLFEHDNSYISIARFNLEWLTKRKDLLRSVKK; translated from the coding sequence ATGTCCGCCGGATTTGCGCGTGCTGGCACGGGCGACGGCATGGCGGTGTTTGAGCGCCAGATTCTCTTTGAGGCCGGGCCGGATTGTGAATACAGGTCGATACGCATTCCCTGTGTTCTCGCGTTGCCAGACAACACCGTGCTGGCCGTGGCCGCTGGGCGCAGCCGTGTTTCGGATTGGGCGGATATTCGCATGATAATGCGCCGCAGCACCGATGGCGGAAAAACATGGGAGCCGCTCACCATCCTTATAGACCGGGGCCAGAATGTTGCCGACAATCCCGTGCTGATCTGGGACGAGCCGGCAAAAACGGTGCACTTCCTGCACCAGGTTAATTATGAGCGCATCTATCACATGGCGAGCACTGACAGCGGGAAGACTTGGACCAAGCCGGTTGATATTACGCCCCAGCTGGCCCGTTTTCAGGAGCTCTACAAGTGGAATGTCATCGCGCCCGGACCGGGGCACGGCATTCAGTTGAAGAACGGGCGTCTTATCGTTCCCGTTTGGCTGGCGAATGGCGCGCCTGAACCCTCTGGCAAAGGCATCGTGCACCGCCCCTCGGTGACAACCGTCATGTATAGCGACGATCACGGCAAGACCTGGCAATGCGGTGACATATTGCCGGATGTGCTGAAAAATATGAACGAAACCGTTGCCGTGCCCGCGGAGGATGGCGGTGTGTGGCTGTATATTCGCAACGAGGAAATCCCCGCGTTCAAAATCGGCGTTGCTTACAGCAAGGACGGCGCCACCAACTGGACGAAGGCGGAACTGCATGATGATCTTTATCAGCCGATTTGTTTTTCAAGCGTGCTCAGGCTTTCCGGTGCGCCGGATAAAAGCCGAATCCTTTTTTGCAATCCCGACAGCCGCAAAAATCCGAGAAGAAACAAGGGAAACCCATGGCGTGCCCGTGAAAACCTGACTCTCCGCATGAGTTACGACGAGGGTAAAACCTGGCCGGTGGTGCGCGTGCTTGAGCCGTTGCGCGGCTCGTATTCTGACCTTACACTGCTGGGCGACGGAACAATCCTTTGCCTGTTCGAGCACGACAACAGTTATATCTCGATTGCTCGTTTCAATTTGGAATGGCTCACCAAACGCAAGGATTTGTTGCGCTCTGTGAAAAAATAA